A DNA window from Candidatus Nanopelagicales bacterium contains the following coding sequences:
- a CDS encoding DNA repair helicase XPB, with translation MTGGPLIVQSDKTLLLEVDHENFAECRNAIAPFAELERSPEHIHTYRMTDLGLWNASAAGFDAEHVVDTLITHSRFPVPHSLLVDVAETMSRYGRLRLQMHPAHGLVLSTAEPAILDEVLRSKKVQPMIGSRIDSDTVRVHPSERGRLKQVLLALGWPAEDLAGYVDGEAHEIALATEDWHMRDYQQQAVAGFLAGGSGVVVLPCGSGKTIVGVAAMAELAATTLILVTNTVAARQWKAELLRRTSLTDEEVGEYSGARKEIRPVTIATYQVLTTRRKGVYSHLDLFDARDWGLIIYDEVHLLPAPVFRFTADIQARRRLGLTATLIREDGRESDVFGLIGPKRFDAPWREIEAQGWIAPADCTEIRVNLSGAERATYSIAEFEDKYRLAAHAPAKTRVVRKLLQRHAGEQTLIIGQYLDQLEGLGRVPGRAAGHRKDAGA, from the coding sequence ATGACCGGCGGACCCCTCATCGTGCAGAGCGACAAGACCCTCCTCCTCGAGGTCGATCACGAGAACTTCGCGGAATGCCGCAATGCCATCGCCCCCTTCGCCGAACTGGAGCGCTCTCCGGAACACATCCACACGTACCGGATGACCGATCTCGGACTGTGGAACGCCAGCGCCGCGGGTTTCGATGCCGAACATGTCGTGGACACCCTGATCACCCACAGTCGATTCCCCGTCCCCCACTCGCTGCTGGTCGACGTCGCCGAGACGATGTCGCGCTACGGTCGCCTGCGACTTCAGATGCACCCCGCCCATGGGTTGGTGCTGAGTACGGCCGAGCCGGCCATCCTCGATGAGGTTCTGCGCAGCAAGAAGGTGCAGCCGATGATCGGCTCTCGCATCGACTCCGACACAGTCAGGGTCCATCCCAGCGAACGGGGTCGGCTCAAACAGGTTCTCCTGGCCCTCGGCTGGCCGGCCGAAGACCTGGCCGGCTACGTCGACGGCGAAGCCCACGAGATCGCCTTGGCCACCGAAGACTGGCACATGCGCGACTATCAACAGCAGGCCGTCGCAGGGTTCCTCGCCGGTGGTTCGGGTGTTGTCGTGCTCCCATGCGGATCGGGAAAGACCATCGTGGGGGTCGCAGCGATGGCGGAACTCGCCGCCACGACACTCATCCTGGTCACCAACACCGTTGCCGCGCGCCAGTGGAAGGCCGAACTACTGCGCCGCACGTCGCTCACGGATGAGGAGGTCGGGGAGTACTCAGGCGCACGCAAGGAGATCCGGCCCGTCACCATCGCCACGTATCAGGTCCTCACGACCCGCCGCAAGGGCGTCTATTCACACCTTGATCTGTTCGATGCCCGCGACTGGGGGCTGATCATCTACGACGAAGTCCACCTGCTTCCTGCTCCCGTATTCCGGTTCACTGCCGACATTCAGGCCCGACGCCGCCTGGGCCTGACGGCCACGTTGATCCGCGAGGATGGTCGCGAGAGTGACGTCTTCGGATTGATCGGTCCGAAACGATTCGATGCGCCATGGCGGGAGATCGAGGCCCAGGGATGGATCGCCCCAGCCGACTGCACCGAGATCCGGGTCAACCTGTCAGGAGCCGAGCGGGCCACCTACTCCATCGCCGAGTTCGAGGACAAGTACCGGCTTGCCGCGCACGCCCCCGCGAAGACCCGGGTGGTGCGCAAGTTGCTGCAGCGCCACGCCGGTGAGCAGACGCTGATCATCGGTCAGTATCTGGACCAACTCGAGGGACTTGGCCGCGTCCCTGGACGTGCCGCTGGTCACCGGAAAGACGCCGGTGCGTGA
- a CDS encoding helicase-associated domain-containing protein, whose protein sequence is MPSRARSLAEDLRYRTDDQLELLFDLRPDLLRPVPKSFSDLALKVNSAALTLAALDDLTAAELDVLEAGCALAPAGKFSAADLAIGLDQDPAVIRPIVTALYDRVLLWGGDDDLRVPSTVRELLGPFPGGLDPVVRANLPGVRQMVSDPELFEARVRSAPQEARDLLVRAAWGPPTISPSVAGWDWLSEQEFMACEDSGALVVPREIALLLRRGQLIADPRLPGPVLPAPVTKEFAAADDHAGHAADQLVRDTDRVLAYLAAQTVARQANGAIPARDWERLTDRVRIPPARIGLILLSAWGARWIDWDQDSRMRPTTDYADHLDDPIADRWAALTHAWIGVPRAVTADPARLLKGGDEAMIPTLRKLVLAGLREGAGRDTADWLTWYRPRLQPSPALVGTVLADCEALGLTFAGVPSAALRAGPGDERILADALAPSLPTLGSQVIMQADLTATSLGPLDPSVERRLGEAADWESGGGAAVFRFTPDSVRNALAAGADPTELIEWLESISTTGIPQALSVLIADQAAGLPAISVHPGPSVITAPVDQVAELLADAELAGLGLRQIAPGVLVSQQACDEVARRLRAAGRAATQPDAAPAVLASHRPVSDPAADRPVAARVIHSLRGVDERPGMDPQAPGVLPPIGSAELQTALREAVASHRRLWLSFAGDDGQRLIHLMEPLDLHGGDVCAFDVTAGEIRTIPLERIVASAAG, encoded by the coding sequence ATGCCGTCACGCGCCCGCAGCCTTGCCGAGGACCTGCGCTACCGCACCGATGACCAGTTGGAGTTGCTCTTCGACCTGCGACCGGACCTCCTGCGTCCCGTCCCTAAGTCGTTTTCCGATCTGGCCTTGAAGGTGAACAGCGCGGCACTGACTCTGGCGGCTCTCGATGACCTGACCGCGGCGGAACTCGATGTCCTCGAAGCGGGCTGCGCCTTGGCCCCGGCCGGGAAGTTCTCAGCCGCCGATCTCGCGATCGGGCTTGATCAGGACCCCGCGGTCATCCGGCCCATTGTCACCGCACTGTACGACCGCGTGCTTCTCTGGGGAGGGGACGACGATCTGCGAGTGCCCTCGACGGTGCGGGAACTCCTCGGACCCTTTCCTGGCGGGTTGGACCCGGTGGTCCGGGCGAACCTGCCTGGCGTGCGCCAGATGGTGAGCGATCCCGAGTTGTTCGAGGCCCGGGTTCGGTCAGCCCCGCAAGAGGCTCGCGACCTGCTCGTGCGAGCGGCTTGGGGTCCCCCGACCATTTCCCCGAGCGTGGCCGGCTGGGACTGGCTGTCCGAGCAGGAATTCATGGCCTGCGAGGACTCGGGGGCGCTGGTGGTGCCGCGTGAGATCGCCTTGCTGCTGCGCCGCGGGCAGCTGATCGCCGACCCCCGTCTGCCGGGGCCCGTTCTCCCCGCCCCGGTCACCAAGGAGTTCGCCGCCGCGGACGATCACGCGGGGCATGCAGCCGACCAATTGGTGCGCGACACCGACCGGGTCCTGGCGTATCTCGCGGCTCAGACCGTGGCCCGGCAGGCCAATGGCGCCATCCCTGCGCGGGACTGGGAGCGGCTCACCGACCGGGTCCGAATCCCCCCCGCGCGCATCGGCTTGATCCTGTTGTCGGCGTGGGGGGCGCGGTGGATCGACTGGGATCAAGACTCACGGATGCGACCGACGACGGACTACGCCGATCATCTGGACGACCCGATCGCCGATCGCTGGGCAGCACTGACCCATGCCTGGATCGGTGTCCCACGTGCTGTGACCGCAGACCCCGCCCGACTGCTGAAGGGCGGCGACGAGGCGATGATCCCGACGCTGCGCAAGCTCGTCCTCGCCGGGCTGAGAGAGGGAGCCGGCCGTGACACAGCCGACTGGCTGACCTGGTACCGCCCCCGGTTGCAGCCATCGCCCGCCCTCGTGGGCACCGTACTGGCTGACTGCGAGGCGCTGGGCCTGACGTTCGCCGGTGTCCCGTCGGCTGCTCTGCGCGCCGGCCCGGGTGATGAGCGCATACTCGCCGACGCCCTGGCCCCGTCCCTGCCGACCCTGGGCAGCCAGGTCATCATGCAGGCGGACCTGACCGCCACGTCACTCGGTCCGCTCGACCCCAGCGTCGAACGACGGCTCGGGGAGGCCGCCGACTGGGAATCCGGCGGTGGCGCCGCGGTCTTCCGATTCACCCCTGACAGCGTGCGTAATGCCCTCGCGGCGGGAGCCGACCCGACCGAGCTGATCGAGTGGCTGGAGTCCATTTCCACCACAGGCATCCCCCAAGCCCTGTCCGTGCTCATCGCTGATCAGGCAGCCGGATTGCCGGCCATCAGCGTCCATCCGGGGCCGTCCGTCATCACAGCACCGGTGGATCAGGTCGCCGAACTGCTCGCGGACGCCGAACTCGCCGGGCTCGGGCTGCGCCAAATCGCCCCCGGGGTCCTGGTGTCACAGCAGGCCTGCGACGAAGTGGCACGCCGACTGCGCGCCGCCGGACGAGCGGCGACACAACCCGACGCCGCCCCTGCAGTCCTGGCGTCGCACCGACCGGTGTCCGACCCAGCAGCCGACCGACCCGTGGCAGCGCGGGTCATCCATTCACTACGAGGTGTCGACGAGCGACCCGGCATGGACCCGCAGGCACCTGGGGTCCTGCCACCGATCGGCTCGGCCGAGTTGCAGACGGCCCTGCGGGAAGCCGTGGCCAGCCATCGACGGCTGTGGTTGAGCTTCGCGGGGGACGACGGGCAGCGGCTCATCCATCTGATGGAACCGTTGGATCTGCACGGAGGGGACGTGTGCGCGTTCGACGTCACGGCCGGTGAGATCCGGACCATTCCCCTGGAGCGCATCGTCGCGTCCGCTGCGGGCTGA
- a CDS encoding FAD-dependent oxidoreductase encodes MAALLSDTYREVCLWQTQAEPPSPPLGPPPTQADLVIIGAGLCGLAAAATAARAGRSVVVLDKERVGWGASSRNGGMVIPELKAGPTTLVKKYGDNGRRMFAEVNEAFDFVEDLATTEIECDYRRSGMLMLAHSDFQVRGVRHDAEDMQAHGSPARFLSRDQLDTEIGSSAFAAGMVLERTGGLHPAQFHAGMARRALDSGAAIHDRTAAINLVGRPGFHHVTTTRGEIVARDVFVATNAYADNVLPWLAKRVTPVASYIIATAVLEPDLASSVSPTGRMMVDTKNLLFYWRLTPDGRLAFGGRRTLDPVDVTTARDFLYDSMVRLHPQLSGTPIDFAWGGNVAITLDRMPHAGRHDGAWYATGCNGSGVATNTWLGHRIAQHLTGQADMPAVARLRHSAIPLAKLSSSYLPLVSRYFTWQDSR; translated from the coding sequence ATGGCCGCCTTGCTGTCCGACACCTACCGGGAGGTCTGCCTGTGGCAGACCCAGGCGGAACCACCGAGCCCCCCGCTGGGGCCCCCGCCGACACAGGCCGATCTGGTGATCATCGGCGCCGGGCTGTGCGGGTTGGCGGCAGCCGCGACTGCCGCGCGGGCGGGCCGGTCTGTCGTGGTCCTGGACAAGGAACGAGTGGGATGGGGGGCCTCCAGCCGCAACGGCGGCATGGTCATCCCGGAGTTGAAGGCTGGGCCCACGACTCTGGTGAAGAAGTACGGGGACAACGGACGCCGCATGTTCGCGGAGGTCAACGAAGCCTTCGACTTCGTCGAGGATCTGGCGACCACCGAAATCGAGTGCGACTACCGCCGATCAGGGATGTTGATGCTGGCGCACAGCGACTTCCAGGTCCGCGGGGTACGCCACGACGCTGAGGACATGCAGGCACACGGCTCTCCAGCACGATTTCTCTCCAGGGATCAACTGGACACCGAGATCGGCAGTTCCGCGTTCGCGGCCGGGATGGTCCTGGAACGGACTGGCGGATTGCACCCCGCGCAGTTCCACGCAGGTATGGCTCGACGAGCGCTGGACAGCGGAGCCGCCATCCACGACCGGACGGCAGCCATCAACTTGGTGGGGCGGCCAGGGTTCCATCATGTGACGACGACTCGGGGAGAGATCGTGGCACGAGACGTCTTCGTGGCCACCAACGCCTACGCTGACAACGTGCTGCCGTGGTTGGCCAAGCGCGTGACTCCGGTGGCCTCGTACATTATCGCCACTGCGGTGCTCGAGCCGGATCTGGCGAGTTCCGTCAGCCCCACCGGTCGGATGATGGTCGACACCAAGAATCTGCTGTTCTATTGGCGCCTCACGCCGGACGGGAGACTGGCTTTCGGGGGCCGGCGCACGCTCGATCCCGTCGACGTGACCACGGCGCGGGACTTCCTCTACGACTCCATGGTCCGGCTGCACCCGCAGTTGTCCGGTACCCCGATCGATTTCGCCTGGGGCGGCAACGTGGCGATCACCCTGGACCGGATGCCACATGCCGGCCGACACGATGGCGCGTGGTACGCGACTGGGTGCAACGGCAGTGGGGTGGCGACGAACACGTGGCTGGGCCACCGCATCGCACAGCACCTGACCGGTCAGGCGGACATGCCTGCGGTGGCGAGACTACGCCACAGCGCCATCCCGCTGGCAAAGCTCAGTTCGTCCTACTTGCCTCTCGTCAGCAGATACTTCACGTGGCAGGACTCCCGCTGA
- the groL gene encoding chaperonin GroEL (60 kDa chaperone family; promotes refolding of misfolded polypeptides especially under stressful conditions; forms two stacked rings of heptamers to form a barrel-shaped 14mer; ends can be capped by GroES; misfolded proteins enter the barrel where they are refolded when GroES binds), whose product MSKMIAFDEEARRALERGMNTLADAVRVTLGPKGRNVVLEKKWGAPTITNDGVSIAKEIELEDPYEKIGAELVKEVAKKTDDVAGDGTTTATVLAQALVKEGLRNVAAGANPMGLKKGIEKAVEAVSSQLLEMAKEVETKEQIAATASISAADPEVGEIIAEAMDKVGKEGVITVEESNTFGLELELTEGMRFDKGYISPYFVTDTERMETVLDDPYVLIVNSKISTVKDMLPILEKVMQSGKPLAIIAEDIEGEALATLIVNKVRGTFKSVAVKAPGFGDRRKAMLQDIAILTGGQVISEEIGLKLESADIDLLGKARKVVVTKDETTIVEGAGDAEQIAGRVNQIRAEIDNSDSDYDREKLQERLAKLAGGVAVIKAGAATEVELKERKHRIEDAVRNAKAAVEEGIVAGGGVALLQASEAVFEKLELEGDEGTGAALVKSAVSAPLKQIAVNAGLEGGVVAEKVRSLEPGQGLNAATGEYVDMIAAGIIDPAKVTRSALQNAASIAGLFLTTEVVVADKPEKTPPMPAGDGGMGGMDF is encoded by the coding sequence ATGTCAAAGATGATCGCGTTCGACGAGGAAGCCCGACGGGCACTCGAGCGTGGGATGAACACCCTCGCCGATGCCGTCCGCGTCACGTTGGGGCCCAAGGGCCGCAACGTGGTGCTGGAGAAGAAGTGGGGCGCTCCTACGATCACCAACGATGGCGTATCCATCGCCAAGGAGATCGAGCTCGAAGACCCGTACGAGAAGATCGGCGCTGAGCTGGTCAAAGAGGTCGCCAAGAAGACCGACGATGTCGCCGGTGACGGCACCACCACCGCCACTGTGCTGGCCCAGGCCCTGGTCAAGGAAGGTCTGCGCAACGTAGCCGCGGGCGCCAACCCCATGGGCTTGAAGAAGGGCATCGAGAAGGCCGTCGAGGCTGTCTCGAGCCAGCTCCTGGAGATGGCCAAGGAGGTCGAGACCAAGGAGCAGATCGCGGCCACCGCGAGCATCTCCGCGGCTGACCCCGAGGTCGGCGAGATCATCGCCGAGGCCATGGACAAGGTCGGCAAAGAAGGTGTCATCACCGTCGAGGAGAGCAACACTTTCGGTCTGGAGCTGGAGCTCACCGAGGGCATGCGCTTCGACAAGGGCTACATCTCGCCGTACTTCGTGACCGACACGGAGCGCATGGAGACCGTCCTCGACGATCCCTACGTGCTGATCGTGAACAGCAAGATCTCTACGGTGAAGGACATGCTCCCGATCCTGGAGAAGGTGATGCAGTCGGGTAAGCCGCTGGCCATCATCGCCGAGGACATCGAGGGTGAGGCCCTGGCCACCTTGATCGTCAACAAGGTGCGCGGCACGTTCAAGTCCGTGGCCGTCAAGGCTCCGGGCTTCGGGGATCGTCGCAAGGCCATGTTGCAGGACATCGCCATCCTCACGGGTGGGCAGGTGATCTCCGAGGAGATCGGCCTCAAGCTCGAGTCCGCTGACATCGACCTGCTGGGCAAGGCCCGCAAGGTTGTCGTCACGAAGGACGAGACGACCATCGTTGAGGGTGCCGGTGACGCTGAGCAGATCGCCGGCCGGGTCAACCAGATCCGCGCCGAGATCGACAACAGCGACTCCGACTACGACCGCGAAAAGCTGCAGGAGCGTCTGGCCAAGCTGGCCGGCGGTGTTGCGGTAATCAAGGCCGGGGCTGCGACCGAGGTCGAACTCAAAGAGCGCAAGCACCGCATCGAAGATGCCGTGCGCAACGCGAAGGCCGCCGTCGAGGAAGGCATCGTCGCCGGTGGCGGCGTGGCTTTGCTGCAGGCGTCCGAGGCCGTGTTCGAGAAGCTCGAACTCGAGGGTGACGAGGGCACCGGTGCCGCGCTGGTCAAGAGCGCCGTGTCGGCTCCGCTGAAGCAGATCGCGGTCAACGCCGGTCTCGAAGGTGGCGTCGTCGCGGAGAAGGTTCGCTCCTTGGAGCCGGGTCAGGGCCTGAATGCCGCCACAGGCGAGTACGTGGACATGATCGCCGCTGGCATCATCGATCCCGCAAAGGTGACTCGTTCCGCGCTTCAGAACGCCGCGTCGATCGCCGGTCTGTTCCTCACCACCGAGGTGGTTGTGGCCGACAAGCCGGAGAAGACGCCGCCGATGCCTGCTGGTGACGGTGGTATGGGAGGAATGGACTTCTGA
- a CDS encoding DUF5709 domain-containing protein — protein MSRHGHEKYDDPAQDVVAELYHELSEELGTDGPVETFGHPAEDVVGRLVEEDEGARADRTAEVLALDTHDLEDLTAEEAAMHLVTEDDEQRDPSLTRRAREALEEF, from the coding sequence ATGTCACGGCACGGACATGAGAAGTACGACGATCCGGCACAGGACGTCGTGGCGGAGCTCTATCACGAACTGTCCGAAGAGTTGGGCACGGACGGACCGGTCGAGACCTTCGGGCATCCGGCCGAGGATGTGGTCGGGCGATTGGTCGAAGAAGACGAAGGTGCCCGCGCCGACCGCACGGCGGAAGTGCTCGCCCTGGACACCCACGACCTGGAAGACCTCACGGCCGAAGAAGCGGCCATGCACTTGGTGACCGAGGACGACGAACAGCGCGACCCCTCACTGACCCGTCGGGCTCGCGAGGCGCTCGAGGAGTTCTGA
- a CDS encoding FAD-dependent oxidoreductase: protein MSESAPAIILVGNSHSARLLEEFGRYANDYDVRWVATATDADVLAQELVGQGRQVALFVAESVLTDAAVTDALDSWRRIVPTARRVVVVHRTRVLADRESLVRDLATNHVDALLLIPQGKRDEEFHSAISDLLSDWGSTVAGPEAEWVQIVATGDEPVTVELRQFLDRSGYPYKVYAPGSFTGRALLALMRSSELPIVKTPVTGTLFVPTSAADLAAEIYGRPDELPEGTVLDLVIVGAGPAGLAAAVYGASEGLRTMAVESDAVGGQAGTSSRIRNYLGFERGISGMRLAQRALSQAMTFGAWFFVGSGAASITVGRSGEPHVVHTERGPVTARAVVIATGMDYRRLEVPDVEALVGQGVYYGSAVSAAREMEGRNVIVVGGGNSAGQSALHLARFAESVTIVVRRPSLEETMSQYLIDEIAANPRVRLRTSAQIVGGGAQDRLRYLDIKDLATGTVDRHEVDGLFLLLGADPHCGWLPDEIALDDHGFVVTGRDVPVDGWIDGVPPDELATSVPGIFAVGDVRSGSMKRVASAVGEGASVIPMVHRWLEADPR from the coding sequence ATGAGCGAAAGTGCGCCCGCCATCATCCTCGTCGGCAACAGTCACTCCGCACGGCTGCTGGAGGAGTTCGGCCGATACGCCAACGACTACGACGTTCGGTGGGTCGCTACCGCCACCGACGCAGATGTGCTGGCCCAGGAATTGGTGGGTCAAGGCCGACAGGTAGCCCTTTTCGTCGCCGAATCGGTTCTCACCGATGCCGCGGTGACCGATGCCTTGGACTCTTGGCGCAGAATCGTTCCGACGGCGCGCCGGGTCGTCGTGGTTCACCGGACGCGGGTCCTGGCCGACCGGGAGTCCCTGGTCCGCGACCTCGCCACAAATCATGTCGATGCCTTGCTGTTGATCCCGCAGGGCAAACGAGACGAGGAGTTCCACTCGGCCATCAGTGACCTGCTATCGGACTGGGGTTCGACGGTCGCGGGACCCGAGGCCGAATGGGTGCAGATCGTGGCCACCGGGGACGAGCCCGTGACAGTCGAACTCCGACAGTTCCTGGATCGATCGGGGTACCCGTACAAGGTGTACGCGCCGGGTTCGTTCACCGGGCGGGCGCTGCTGGCGTTGATGCGAAGTTCCGAACTGCCCATCGTCAAGACCCCGGTCACCGGAACACTCTTCGTCCCGACGTCTGCTGCCGACCTCGCCGCCGAGATCTACGGCCGCCCCGACGAACTGCCCGAAGGCACAGTCCTGGATCTGGTGATAGTGGGCGCCGGCCCCGCGGGGTTGGCGGCCGCCGTTTATGGGGCCTCCGAGGGATTACGGACCATGGCAGTCGAGTCCGACGCGGTTGGCGGCCAGGCCGGCACCAGTTCCCGGATCCGTAACTACCTTGGCTTCGAACGGGGAATCTCCGGCATGCGCCTGGCCCAGCGCGCGCTCAGCCAGGCGATGACTTTCGGGGCCTGGTTCTTCGTGGGCTCAGGCGCGGCCTCGATCACCGTGGGGCGCTCCGGCGAGCCACACGTGGTCCACACCGAGCGCGGCCCGGTGACCGCGCGAGCAGTTGTCATCGCGACCGGTATGGACTACCGCCGTCTGGAGGTGCCTGACGTCGAAGCTCTCGTGGGCCAGGGTGTCTACTACGGCAGCGCGGTCTCCGCTGCCCGCGAGATGGAAGGGCGGAACGTTATCGTCGTGGGAGGCGGCAACTCCGCTGGGCAGTCCGCGTTGCACCTGGCCCGATTCGCCGAATCAGTGACCATTGTCGTTCGGCGTCCGAGCTTGGAAGAGACGATGTCTCAGTACCTGATCGATGAGATCGCTGCCAACCCCCGGGTCCGGCTGCGGACATCCGCGCAGATCGTCGGTGGCGGGGCGCAGGACCGACTGCGCTACCTCGACATCAAGGATCTGGCCACGGGAACAGTCGATCGGCACGAAGTAGACGGGTTGTTCCTTCTTCTCGGAGCGGACCCCCATTGTGGTTGGCTACCCGACGAGATCGCGCTGGATGACCATGGTTTCGTCGTCACGGGTCGCGATGTTCCCGTCGACGGTTGGATCGACGGCGTGCCCCCGGACGAGTTGGCGACCTCGGTGCCGGGGATATTCGCCGTGGGGGATGTCCGCTCCGGTTCCATGAAGCGCGTCGCGTCCGCCGTCGGCGAAGGAGCCTCGGTGATCCCCATGGTCCACCGCTGGTTGGAAGCCGACCCCCGCTGA
- a CDS encoding ubiquitin-like small modifier protein 1, protein MAVTVRIPTILRTYTGDSAEVTLVDAGATLGSALEALEAEAPGIKARILDDDGALRRFVNVYVNDEDVRFLAGLDTEVTDGANIAVIPAVAGG, encoded by the coding sequence ATGGCCGTCACCGTTCGCATCCCCACCATCTTGCGCACCTACACAGGTGACTCGGCCGAGGTCACCCTGGTCGACGCCGGCGCCACCCTGGGTTCGGCGCTCGAGGCCCTCGAAGCTGAGGCGCCGGGGATCAAGGCACGAATCCTGGACGACGACGGAGCCCTGCGGCGGTTCGTCAACGTCTACGTGAATGACGAAGACGTCCGGTTCCTCGCCGGGCTCGACACCGAGGTCACTGACGGCGCGAACATCGCCGTGATCCCGGCCGTCGCCGGCGGCTGA
- the thrC gene encoding threonine synthase — protein MGAAYACIECFGPLEVAYDLSGITRESIEAGPHSLWRYSAFLPVAPYAGTEANLEPGMTKLVRADNLADALGMSAPLWVKDDSGNPTHSFKDRVVAVAQSAARRLGLTTLACASTGNLANAVAAAAARAGQDSVVVIPSNLEAGKTITTATYGGILLAVQGNYDDVNRLCSELIGDPITDSWGFVNVNLRPYYAEGSKTLGYEVAEQLGWRTPDQVVIPVASGSLLTKVDKAWRELTTLGLIESSPYRVFGAQADGCSPVAQAFADGLDVVRPVKPDTIAKSLAIGNPADGPYALDAARRTGGAIASVSDPDIVTAIRLLARTEGIFAETAGGVTLATFQKLLATGQAARDAETVLLNTGDGLKTLDAVADHVGPTAIIDPSVNEVRAVINTR, from the coding sequence TTGGGCGCCGCCTACGCGTGCATCGAGTGCTTCGGTCCCCTGGAGGTCGCCTACGACCTCAGCGGCATCACGCGCGAGTCGATCGAAGCCGGACCCCACTCCCTGTGGCGGTACTCGGCGTTCCTCCCTGTCGCCCCCTACGCCGGAACTGAGGCGAACCTCGAACCGGGCATGACCAAGCTGGTCAGAGCCGACAATCTGGCCGATGCCTTGGGCATGTCCGCCCCTCTGTGGGTCAAGGACGACAGCGGCAACCCGACGCACTCGTTCAAGGATCGGGTGGTCGCGGTGGCGCAATCAGCCGCTCGCCGCCTGGGGTTGACGACGCTCGCCTGCGCCTCGACCGGCAACCTTGCCAACGCGGTCGCTGCCGCAGCCGCACGCGCGGGTCAGGATTCGGTGGTCGTGATCCCGTCCAACCTCGAAGCGGGCAAGACCATCACGACCGCCACCTACGGCGGGATCCTGCTGGCAGTCCAGGGCAACTACGACGACGTCAACCGGCTGTGCAGCGAACTGATCGGCGACCCCATCACCGACTCGTGGGGATTCGTCAACGTGAATCTGAGGCCCTACTACGCCGAGGGCTCCAAGACCCTCGGCTACGAAGTCGCCGAGCAACTGGGATGGCGCACCCCTGATCAGGTCGTGATCCCGGTGGCATCCGGTTCGCTCCTCACCAAGGTCGACAAGGCCTGGCGTGAACTCACGACGCTGGGTCTGATCGAGTCCTCCCCCTACCGGGTGTTCGGTGCCCAAGCGGACGGATGCAGCCCTGTGGCGCAGGCGTTCGCCGACGGTCTGGACGTGGTGCGCCCAGTCAAACCCGACACCATCGCCAAGAGCTTAGCCATCGGCAACCCCGCTGACGGTCCCTACGCCCTGGATGCGGCGCGGCGCACAGGAGGCGCGATTGCCAGCGTCAGTGATCCCGACATCGTGACGGCGATTCGGCTGCTCGCCCGCACCGAGGGCATTTTCGCCGAGACCGCGGGCGGGGTCACCCTGGCGACTTTCCAGAAACTACTGGCGACCGGTCAGGCCGCCCGTGACGCAGAAACCGTCCTACTCAACACCGGCGACGGATTGAAGACTCTGGACGCGGTGGCCGACCACGTCGGACCTACTGCGATCATCGACCCATCCGTCAACGAAGTCCGAGCGGTCATCAACACCCGCTGA